The following coding sequences lie in one Kryptolebias marmoratus isolate JLee-2015 linkage group LG5, ASM164957v2, whole genome shotgun sequence genomic window:
- the cpne4b gene encoding copine-4 isoform X1, translating into MSNIYESAEATLGFISSPCLTKVELRVACRGISDRDALSKPDPCVVLKMQSHGQWFEVDRTEVIRSSSGPVFSKIFLVDYYFEEVQRLRFELHDISSGNNGLRDADFLGAMECTLGQIVSQRKLTKALLKQGNTAGKSSIMVTAEELSGNDDYVELSFSARKLDDKDFFSKSDPFLEIFRINDDGSESLVHRTETVMNNLSPVWKSFKVSLNTLCSGDHDRELKCTVWDWDSNGKHDFIGEFQTTFKEMMRAEQEGKQIQWECINPKYQMKKKNYRNSGTVILNHCKIIKMYSFLDYIMGGCQIQFTVAIDFTASNGDPRNSCSLHYIHPYQPNEYLKALVAVGEICQDYDSDKMFPAFGFGALIPPDFKVSHDFAVNFDEENPECAGIQGVVEAYQNCLPKIQLYGPTNIAPIIQKVASSASEEMHTKEAMEYFILLILTDGVITDMADTREAIVHASHLPMSVIIVGVGNADFTDMQILDGDDGILRSPKGEPVLRDIVQFVPFKDFKHASPAALAKSVLAEVPNQVVDYYNAKGIKPKCISDYESSRTFSP; encoded by the exons ATGAGCAACATTTATGAGTCTGCGGAGGCCACGCTGGGCTTCATCAGCTCCCCATGCCTGACCAAAGTGGAGCTGCGAGTGGCTTGCCGGGGGATCTCGGACCGCGACGCCCTCTCCAAACCCGACCCATGCGTGGTGCTGAAGATGCAGTCGCACGGCCAGTGGTTCGAG GTGGACCGTACCGAGGTGATCCGCAGCAGCAGCGGTCCGGTCTTCTCCAAGATCTTCCTAGTGGATTACTACTTCGAGGAGGTCCAGAGGCTCCGGTTTGAGCTGCACGACATCAGCTCGGGCAACAACGGCCTGCGCGATGCCGACTTCCTGGGAGCGATGGAGTGTACCTTAGGACAG ATCGTCTCACAGAGGAAGCTGACCAAAGCGCTGCTCAAACAGGGCAACACGGCCGGGAAGTCTTCCATTATG GTGACAGCAGAGGAGTTATCCGGTAACGACGATTACGTCGAACTGTCGTTCAGCGCTCGCAAGCTAGACGACAAG GATTTCTTCAGCAAGTCGGATCCGTTTCTGGAGATTTTTAGAATAAACGACGACGGATCAGAGTCGCTCGTGCACAGAACTGAG ACAGTCATGAACAACCTGAGCCCGGTCTGGAAGTCCTTTAAAGTTTCCTTGAACACCCTCTGCAGCGGAGACCATGACAGGGAGCTAAAG TGCACAGTCTGGGACTGGGACTCCAACGGCAAACACGACTTTATTGGAGAGTTTCAGACCACATTTAAAGAGATGATGAGGGCAGAGCAGGAGGGCAAGCAG ATCCAATGGGAATGCATCAACCCTAAGTatcagatgaagaagaagaattacAGAAACTCTGGCACGGTTATCCTCAACCACTGCAAG ATCATCAAAATGTACTCCTTCCTGGACTACATCATGGGGGGCTGCCAGATTCAGTTCACG GTGGCGATAGACTTCACGGCGTCCAACGGGGACCCGAGAAACAGCTGCTCCCTCCACTACATCCATCCCTACCAGCCCAACGAGTACCTGAAAGCGCTGGTGGCTGTGGGCGAGATCTGCCAAGACTATGACAG TGATAAAATGTTCCCCGCGTTTGGTTTCGGAGCTCTTATTCCACCTGACTTCAAG GTTTCACACGACTTCGCCGTGAACTTTGATGAGGAAAATCCCGAATGCGCTG ggATCCAAGGCGTGGTGGAGGCCTACCAGAATTGCCTTCCTAAAATCCAGCTGTACGGGCCCACCAACATCGCCCCAATTATCCAGAAAGTGGCCTCCTCTGCCTCCGAGGAGATGCACACCAAAGAGGCCATG GAGTACTTCATCCTGCTGATCCTGACGGACGGCGTCATCACCGACATGGCGGACACGCGGGAGGCCATTGTGCACGCCTCTCACCTGCCCATGTCCGTCATCATCGTTGGCGTGGGCAACGCGGACTTCACCGACATGCAGATCCTCGACGGCGACGACGGGATCCTGCGCTCGCCCAAGGGCGAGCCGGTCCTCCGGGACATCGTCCAGTTTGTCCCTTTCAAGGACTTCAAACAC
- the cpne4b gene encoding copine-4 isoform X2, producing MSNIYESAEATLGFISSPCLTKVELRVACRGISDRDALSKPDPCVVLKMQSHGQWFEVDRTEVIRSSSGPVFSKIFLVDYYFEEVQRLRFELHDISSGNNGLRDADFLGAMECTLGQIVSQRKLTKALLKQGNTAGKSSIMVTAEELSGNDDYVELSFSARKLDDKDFFSKSDPFLEIFRINDDGSESLVHRTETVMNNLSPVWKSFKVSLNTLCSGDHDRELKCTVWDWDSNGKHDFIGEFQTTFKEMMRAEQEGKQIQWECINPKYQMKKKNYRNSGTVILNHCKIIKMYSFLDYIMGGCQIQFTVAIDFTASNGDPRNSCSLHYIHPYQPNEYLKALVAVGEICQDYDSDKMFPAFGFGALIPPDFKVSHDFAVNFDEENPECAGIQGVVEAYQNCLPKIQLYGPTNIAPIIQKVASSASEEMHTKEAMEYFILLILTDGVITDMADTREAIVHASHLPMSVIIVGVGNADFTDMQILDGDDGILRSPKGEPVLRDIVQFVPFKDFKHV from the exons ATGAGCAACATTTATGAGTCTGCGGAGGCCACGCTGGGCTTCATCAGCTCCCCATGCCTGACCAAAGTGGAGCTGCGAGTGGCTTGCCGGGGGATCTCGGACCGCGACGCCCTCTCCAAACCCGACCCATGCGTGGTGCTGAAGATGCAGTCGCACGGCCAGTGGTTCGAG GTGGACCGTACCGAGGTGATCCGCAGCAGCAGCGGTCCGGTCTTCTCCAAGATCTTCCTAGTGGATTACTACTTCGAGGAGGTCCAGAGGCTCCGGTTTGAGCTGCACGACATCAGCTCGGGCAACAACGGCCTGCGCGATGCCGACTTCCTGGGAGCGATGGAGTGTACCTTAGGACAG ATCGTCTCACAGAGGAAGCTGACCAAAGCGCTGCTCAAACAGGGCAACACGGCCGGGAAGTCTTCCATTATG GTGACAGCAGAGGAGTTATCCGGTAACGACGATTACGTCGAACTGTCGTTCAGCGCTCGCAAGCTAGACGACAAG GATTTCTTCAGCAAGTCGGATCCGTTTCTGGAGATTTTTAGAATAAACGACGACGGATCAGAGTCGCTCGTGCACAGAACTGAG ACAGTCATGAACAACCTGAGCCCGGTCTGGAAGTCCTTTAAAGTTTCCTTGAACACCCTCTGCAGCGGAGACCATGACAGGGAGCTAAAG TGCACAGTCTGGGACTGGGACTCCAACGGCAAACACGACTTTATTGGAGAGTTTCAGACCACATTTAAAGAGATGATGAGGGCAGAGCAGGAGGGCAAGCAG ATCCAATGGGAATGCATCAACCCTAAGTatcagatgaagaagaagaattacAGAAACTCTGGCACGGTTATCCTCAACCACTGCAAG ATCATCAAAATGTACTCCTTCCTGGACTACATCATGGGGGGCTGCCAGATTCAGTTCACG GTGGCGATAGACTTCACGGCGTCCAACGGGGACCCGAGAAACAGCTGCTCCCTCCACTACATCCATCCCTACCAGCCCAACGAGTACCTGAAAGCGCTGGTGGCTGTGGGCGAGATCTGCCAAGACTATGACAG TGATAAAATGTTCCCCGCGTTTGGTTTCGGAGCTCTTATTCCACCTGACTTCAAG GTTTCACACGACTTCGCCGTGAACTTTGATGAGGAAAATCCCGAATGCGCTG ggATCCAAGGCGTGGTGGAGGCCTACCAGAATTGCCTTCCTAAAATCCAGCTGTACGGGCCCACCAACATCGCCCCAATTATCCAGAAAGTGGCCTCCTCTGCCTCCGAGGAGATGCACACCAAAGAGGCCATG GAGTACTTCATCCTGCTGATCCTGACGGACGGCGTCATCACCGACATGGCGGACACGCGGGAGGCCATTGTGCACGCCTCTCACCTGCCCATGTCCGTCATCATCGTTGGCGTGGGCAACGCGGACTTCACCGACATGCAGATCCTCGACGGCGACGACGGGATCCTGCGCTCGCCCAAGGGCGAGCCGGTCCTCCGGGACATCGTCCAGTTTGTCCCTTTCAAGGACTTCAAACAC GTGTGA
- the dync1li1 gene encoding cytoplasmic dynein 1 light intermediate chain 1 has protein sequence MATSGRSALLSSTLAGPKSAAESSNPEEEDGQDLWSTILSEVSTHSRSKLPCGKNVLVMGEVGSGKTTLVARLQGVEEYMKGRGLEYLYFSVHDDDVDDHTRCNAWVLDGDLYHKGLQGVAVPVDSIENTLLLITVDMSRPWNALDSLQKWAAVAREHIDKLRVAPEKLRELEHKIVKQFQEYTEPGSGEDGTPQRRSEEEESILLPLGDNTLTHNLGIPVVVVCTKCDAISTLEKEHDYRDEHLDFIQSHIRRFCLQYGASLLYTSVKEMKNLNILYKYLVHRLYGFPFHCAAQVVERDAVFIPSGWDNEKKIAILHENFQTIKADNSYEDVIVKPPVRKIVHEKEIQAEDDQVFLVKLQSLLAKQPAVTAGRPVDTTSRAPTGSPRTSNRSAAANVANAMPQSGQTSEGVLANFFNSLLTKKAGTGGPGTPGGGNNTPGTVRKSGSKLGLSDVQAELDRISSRETDSDLSNANDAPATDGQDT, from the exons ATGGCGACTTCAGGGAGGAGTGCATTATTATCCTCCACCTTAGCTGGACCTAAGAGCGCGGCGGAGAGCTCCAacccggaggaggaggacggacAGGACTTATG GTCCACCATCCTGAGCGAGGTGTCAACCCATTCAAGATCCAAGCTACCGTGTGGGAAAAATGTCCTGGTCATGG GTGAGGTGGGCTCAGGGAAGACCACCTTGGTTGCGAGGCTGCAGGGGGTTGAGGAGTACATGAAAGGACGTGGCCTAGAATATCTCTACTTCAGCGTCCACGATGATGACGTTGACg ACCACACCAGGTGCAACGCGTGGGTCTTGGACGGAGACCTTTACCATAAAGGTCTGCAGGGAGTTGCCGTTCCGGTGGACTCCATCGAGAACACTTTGCTGCTGATAACGGTTGACATGTCACGGCCGTGGAACGCCCTGGACTCTCTTCAGAAGTGGGCTGCCGTTGCTAGGGAACACATCGACAAACTCAGAGTCGCCCCGGAAAAGCTGCGGGAGCTCGAGCACAAAA ttgtAAAACAGTTTCAGGAGTACACAGAGCCGGGCAGTGGAGAGGATGGCACaccacagaggaggagtgaagaggaggagagcatACTGCTGCCGTTAGGCGACAACACTCTGACACACAACCTGGGAATACCAGTGGTGGTGGTCTGCACCAAG TGCGATGCCATCAGCACCCTGGAGAAGGAGCACGACTACAGAGATGAACACTTGGACTTCATCCAGTCCCACATCAGACGTTTCTGTCTGCAGT ACGGCGCCTCTTTGCTGTACACGTCAGTGAAGGAGATGAAGAACCTGAACATCCTTTACAAATATCTCGTCCACAGACTCTACGGCTTTCCCTTCCACTGTGCCGCTCAGGTGGTGGAGAGAGATGCAGTCTTCAT TCCGTCAGGCTGGGACAATGAGAAAAAGATCGCCATCCTTCACGAGAACTTCCAGACGATAAAAGCAGATAACAGCTACGAGGACGTAATAGTCAAGCCGCCTGTCAGAAAG atTGTTCATGAAAAGGAAATTCAGGCAGAAGATGACCAGGTGTTCTTGGTAAAGCTGCAG TCGCTGCTTGCCAAACAGCCCGCTGTGACAGCAGGGCGACCGGTG GACACCACTAGCAGGGCGCCCACAGGCTCCCCGAGGACGAGTAATCGCTCTGCAGCGGCCAACGTCGCAAACGCCATGCCGCAGTCAG GTCAAACAAGCGAGGGTGTGCTGGCCAACTTCTTCAACAGCCTCCTGACAAAGAAAGCAGGGACAGGGGGGCCTGGGACACCAGGTGGTGGGAACAATACTCCGGGAACTGTACGAAAGTCAG